The sequence below is a genomic window from Microcebus murinus isolate Inina chromosome 4, M.murinus_Inina_mat1.0, whole genome shotgun sequence.
TGAGTTAATGTACCTAAACTGTTTAGAATAACACCAGATAAATAGGAAGCACAATACGTGGATTATCTACTGTAATTTTGGCCTGGCTCAACCTATTTGTACTACCACGAGTCTCGGCTTCCTTTGTGTTTAAGGAGGCATTTCAAACCTTAGCTCCTCCGCTTgctggcctcagtgtcctcatgtgAAGAATCACGGTAGTGACACCTGCCTCAACATCACTGTGAGGTCACGTGGTATAATATACTTAAGGAGCTCAGTCTAGTGCTCAACTTAGATTAGGCTCTTAGTcacaattttataaaagttatttctaaattttatgtttatacaattattttattaaatcatgaatttaattttaaaagaaatcacattttaaacaTACTAAGTATGTCTGTTCTAAGTTTGTAAAAATAAGGCACTGTGTTTTCCTCATGTAGTGCCATGTTTCATTTGGCAGAACTCTACATGGTTTTAATGAGCCAAGCTGCCACTTAAGGTTGTCAGTTGCTTCCTTGTGTGGCTGAGAACAGCAAGTCATGCTGACCAAATATATGTCTTGGGAAGCAAGACTCGAGTGGCCCAGCTGGAAGGAATTCCCAAGACTGACACGGGCTACCTCTGATGTCCCCCTATGGCCTGCAGAACTGGTCGTGGGGAACAGGGGAGAAAATCTGCAGAGGGGCAAGGAAACTTCTTAGCAGGAAAAGGACTGAGATCTCTATCTTACCTTTTGAGATCCAATATGATGAAACTTTCTCTGCCGtaaataatcctttaaaataatgCTGACTAAAGATAAGGTTACTGTTACAGGAATATTTTGTGGGCACCCAAGGAGATACCGACAGGCAAGGAAAAAACAGGTAACTAATGTAAAAAGACAGAGCATGGAACTTCATGGAAGAGGAGCTGGTTATAGCAAACCTGGTTGAGGCGTGGACCCCTCTAATGTCCTTAGCATGGACAGCTGCCCCTGAAGAAGAATGGTTGAACAAGTGAGGGCAAACTAAAGAGTCCCAATTTGTGAGCACAAATATGCATCCACTTGGGCCAAACATTAAGGATGAGAGAGTGGGATGGCCCGCTGAAAACCAACTACCGGGAATGTGTTCCTAGCAGCTATAGTTGTAGAGCGAGAGCCTAACCAAGCCACATCACTTTAACAATCACTATTAACAATGACTGTGAACAAGGAGGCTTCCACTCCATCCTGTGCAACATGCTTTGTAAGTGGCAGTATCCCTCCAGTCCTGCTTCGTGGTCCCTGAAATCCACTGGCGTGGCGGCCCAGGAAGGCCCCAGGAGCAAAACAGATCAACATGGGATACaacaattttaattataagaaaaaatacatatatatttttaaaaatacattaaaaataagaaacattacaattaaaaataagagacattaaaataaagtgagaaagtAGGACAGGATAAAAAAGTTTAGATATGGATGATGGCGATGGCTGTACAAGATGAATGTACTTAAggccacagaactgtacacttaaaatatctaaaatggtTAATTCTGTTATgcgtattttaccacaataagaaaacaactccaGGTGACACTACATGTGTGATGAATCAATcgataaaagttatttattacagaaagaaatcaaggaactAAACAGTCTTAATCTAATCATAATTACTACTTGCATACTTcctgtgtttttaaatgtttttcctaatGCATAAGTTGTTTTATTGTGGTAATTAGCCTGTATAACttacttttcttttacttaacattCTTTGGAGGTCTTGTTTCCAAATTATTTCAAGTATACCTTGAAAAGTACATTTAGCCACTTAAAAACATGATTGTTTACTactattttatatcattaaaatgtcaggGGACAGCTCAGTTCATATTTTTACCTATATTTAGGTTTATTTCCTTAGGTAAGATCCCCCAAATGGACATAACCAAAATGAACACAGATTTGAATCATAGGGCCAAATTTCTCCTCAAAAAGTTGATACCAAATCATTTTGCTTCAAGCAATCTATGACAGTGCCAAATTCATCATAATTTAAACCATGAGGGATTATCAGATTTGGAAATCTTTGATAATTTGAAAGGTGAAAATGCCATATGATTActattatttgcatttcaaatgaaatagaatttcatTGCAATTTCCATTATAAGACTGATCACTGTCCCACATGCTTATAAACTGgctgtgttttcttctgtgaattattTGTTTCaatcctttgcccaattttctaCTGATCTTGTTAAGTTTGCCTACATGTCATGACTACATGATATTCAATAAACCTAACCATTTTTGCATGCCATAGTGTAAGCTATTTGAATGTTTATGTGGGTATGTTTTACCTGCTACTcgaaaggagaaaaaagtgagAGTAATTTGAGGATAACTCCAAGACAGGAATTTACGCTCTAGAAGGTGActacaaaaggagaaagaaaatacctGGCTTCATTTTCGGCAGCCCCATCTCCACAGCTACGCTGGGGGCATGCACCTCATTGTAGTAAATCAGGAGTTCCACGTCCCGATCATACTTGTGTCCCTCAGCCAGGGAGACCTGAGTTGGGGACAGGCAAAGGAGCCACATTAGAAATATCACTGTTTGCTTCCTGGAGCTGATGTCAGAGCTGGGGGCTACAGGCTTCTTCCTTGAGTGAACACTGTCAGGAGCAGAAGCGAGAATGGAGAGAAGGCTCTGGACGTTAAACAGGGATAAGGAAGGAGCATCAACCGACTCTCTCTGGGTTAACATTTGAGATAAACTGGGTGAGGACCAAGCCAAGACCCAAGGAACAGGAGTACTGGCAACAGTAGTACTCTCTCATTAATTACCTGAGCAGAAGTCTTATCATCTCCAAGGTACTCAGTAGGACTCAAGGGGCAATTGGATTGGATTTTCTCAATGCCATGCTGGGAAGTGATGGTGGCGACCATACTGAGTGTGTAGGGCACGTCCTTCAAAGGGACTATAGGAATCTTCCTATTAAGGCAGCTGTCCTGAGAACATCCTACAAAAAGTTACCGTAGTTGTGTTTTCCTTGCCAAACCTTTTTagcacacccacacacaacctTAAGGGGATTTCCCCATGACCAGCATTGAGAGGGGAGAGGGACTCACCAGACAGCTGGTATCTAGGGTTCAGGACAGTTGGGAGCACGAAGCGCAGGGCACCATCTGCTTCCAGGGACAGCTCCTGCACATACCTCAGGGTGAGTGCCACCTTCGCCCCAGGTTGGAGGTTCCCCACATTGCAAGAGAAGACATCCCTGGAGCTCACGTCCTCCTCTAATAAGAAGGCCTGGTGCCCCTGGGAAATGGCATTCTCATAGTTTGTGTGGGCCTAAGGAGAACAGGGTGAGGGTGGAAAAGAAAGGTAACATCAAAGGTGCCATGGTTGATGCAGCCACAAGTAGGGCAGAAAGCAACCTGAGGGGGAGGGACTCTGATGGGTCTTGTCAAGTTCACAGCTGTACTTTGAATGTCTCTGAttgatcccccccccccaagtgaCTTTAGGAAAACAGCAGTCAGAATGGAGTGGAGGAAAGAGCTTGCAACATCAGCATGTTTTGTGAAGTTGCATTTGACAGGTATCCTAAATGTTAGGGACAGGTGCAGGTTGCCAGCCCTAACCacagaaaaacaagaggaaaGCAAAACGGAGGAGACCAATATGCAGTTAGAAGCCAAATAGCAATGTCAATAATTGGCATTTAGGGACGTTTTCCTGGCCAGGAGCATGAGCAGAATCTAGGAGCTCATGTCTAAAGGTGACCTTTTCCCCTGTAACATatattaacatagtaaaaatcacacccatcaGTGCCATGGCAGTTTGCAATGTCATGGGAACCCCTGGAAGTTACCCTATAAGGATAAAAATAGGGAGGGTCCTTAATTCTAAGAACTCTGTACCCTTTTCCCAGGACAGTAATGAATAgtccaccacccccaccaccccaccacccccgTAGCATATCATAAGGCATAGACATCAAAGTAGGTTCTTCTCCACTCTTGGAGCCGGACCCATTTCCCCTCAGGAAATGTACTTTCACTTTCTATTCTATGCTGACAagcctgcaataaaagctgcttgtgCAGAGACGCTagtgtctgtcatctctctgtAGCACCATCTGGCTTGTAATTCCTTCAAGCCAGGAGCCAAAGAATCAGGGCAACAACTCTAAAAACTCAAGCCTGACACTAAAGACGATGCACCAATAAGAAGAGAGGAGCTAACGTACTCATCCCTAGTACCTTCGCCTTGTCCTGTAATTCTGCTACAACTCTCTTCCCATCCACCAAGGCTTCGAAGCTGTAGACAGCAGAGTCTTCATCCATGGGGAAGATAAAGGCGGCCTCCAAAGGAACTTTCTGCTCATTCTCATAGTTGAGGGTTGCAGACACACTGGTCACAAACTCATTAATGGACAAGCTCACAGAGACACTCTTAAGTGGCACTGGGGACAGACCAGAATTCAAGAGTTCAACAAGCTTTAACGGAATGCCTCCTGCAGGCCAAGCCTTGTGCTAGGTGCCAAAGATACAACGGCAAGTGAGAGTCACAAATTGGGCTTACCTGGCTCCTGTTTGTCACTGAGTAGGCCACAGGGGGTCACCATGGTGATGCAGAgtttctgcagaaaagacacATCACAAACAGAGTGACATGTTGGGAGCTGTCCATTCCAACACCAGTACCTTATGCGCTTCTGTCTGGAATAAGAATACGTTCAAAGGGCTAATGTTTGCACTAAGAAGGAACCCGGAAAGAAGGGGGCAAAGATTCCAAAAGTAAGGCTCCTCCCAAAGGCCAGTCCCGAGTGGGGAAGCTATCAGATTCACTAGTCCCCACTAAACAGGAAATTGTTTAAACACCCGAGGCCGGTTCAAACACTGATCCCACTTTTCAAAAACTGTAACACACACCACTTCTTATACCACTGAATAGGCGTCATTAACCAACCCCTCTGAACTCAGAATTCTCTTTCTAAATTGAGAACCACAACACCTATATGTCatatatgaattaatttatatgAAGTCCCTAGAACAGTGACTGGCCCATAGGAGGCATTTAATCAATGAGGACAAACATCTGTATCGTTCCTATTACTGTAGTTACTGTTGTTCCCCATAAACCTCTGCTCTAATTCCCTTAGGACTATGCTGTTCAGAGACCTGTGTGTGAGAAGGTGAGTGATCCAAGATGGTCTCCTGCCACTTTGATCGCTTACCCTGTGACTTTTCTTTTGGAGCTCATAATTGAAGCCACTGTTTGTTTTCTCTGTCCaggatattttcatatatataaatattatacatgtACATGTCTTCTATTTTAAATCAAGCTGTCCTAAACATATCTcccaaattttattataatcctGGACAACCATTTCATGTGATATGGTAACAGATAAATTTTATGTGTCGAGGTTATAACTTACATTATGATTCCTTTATTGCAACAGTCTACAGGTGGGTTTGTTTGGCCCCTAATGCCACAGGATGATGCTCTGGAACAATTCTGAGCCGGATCATTTGCCAGCTTGCCGCTCCATGTTTTAAGACATTACCTGACCTGCAACCCTTGGCCCCAATACGGGGGCTTTTCACTGAAAATAGACCGTAATGAGCTAAAATGGCCCTGCGTAGCACAAAGAGGAtgccaaagaaaaatgaaattaatatatttatccaGAGGCCCAGGGATAGATGAGTCACTGCAAACCTTAGGCCTCTCTGAGCAAACAAGAAGCCAGAAAAACACCGGCTTTTGAGAAAGGCAGCTTTCCTTCCTACCACAACCCACCCTCAAGGATTCTGAAGCTTCAGACAGGATATTCCTGCGCCCCTACTCTCATCCCAATCACCACTTGAAACATCCCACCCACCCTATCCAAGTCAACGTCCACGCTGATCACCCATCTGATGACGAGGGTGTTTCTCATGCACTTTGCCCCATCTCCACACATCAGCACCCATTAATCAGGCTTTtcatttcatgtttgtttttatttggagcCACTGGATAAAAACTGAGTGTGGCAATGTGGCACGCAATTTGACAGCGACACAGGGGACAGTGGCAGGCGGGAGGTAAAGAGAGGATGCTCAGGAAAAGGGCTTCCATGCAGACCCTTGACTGCAGCAAGTTCTCTGGTGAACGGGCTGGGGGACCGGAGGGAAGAATTGCTAATAACAGCAGCAGGGACCTTAAAGCAGGAGAATCAACAGGAGTAAAACAGCTGAATAACTGTCCGGGAAACCAAAGCTCTCAGGCTGGGCCAAGCCTGTCCGTGAGTGGAAGACAAAGTAGCAGAGGAAGAAAcagccttcatttcctcattctAACCCTAGAACCAATCCCTCACTGAGGGAAACTTGCTCTTCTACACTTTTACCCAGCCCTTCCCTGTGCAAAGTGAGTCTGCATCAGAAATAGTACTGGGCCTCAGGGTGGCACTTCAGCAGGGCACCTAGAAATGCGTAGGTAAACGCTGGCCACAGGGGCTGAACAAGGTCAAAGCCTTGAATCTGAGGAGGCTGGGAGAATAGAGGGCTTCTCCCTGAGCCAGGTGGCTGCTTTTTAGGTGGCCCCTCAGGAATGCAGAGTCCCAGCCCTGAGCTGCTCTGGTGCAGGCTGGGTGGAGCGGGTGGCACAGCCTGCCTGAGCCTGCTCCCTACTGCAGGGGAGAATTGGACAACCTGGAATCTGGCCAAGAAAGAGATCTGGGATGCAGGGTGGGGCTTGGACAAAATGAGAGTAATTTAATCTTTCAATTTTCAATCTTAGATTTTTTAATGTCCTGGTAATTACAGAAGGGACAGAAGGGTTTATGGGCTGCAATTGCCTGGGTGGGTGAAGGCTTGTGACCACATTTCTGCAGCATAAACTtacataaaattgagaaaataacatCAATTGTCCatattaaaggaagaaaggaggagaaagaaaaaggtaaagtAAAAGAGAATGAACATAGGAGAGGGGCCTTGAGATCAGGAGAAGGCTAAATCCCCCTCCAGCCCACACAAGATTCCCCTAAATTGCCAAAGGGGCAGAGAACCCCCCGGGTTCACACACCAGGACTAAATTCCTCACCTGTTGGACTTGCAGTTACAAGAAGCCCCTATGGGTTTCAGATCTGGGATAGAAGTTAGAATGTGCAGATTTTAGTccgcaggtgcaggtgcagggggTGGCAACCAGCCCCAGGATAAGCTGTGGGGTCGCCTACCTTCTCCAGAAGTCCGGGACTGCTCTGAGTcactggaaaatgaaaacaacagcaGTCAAAACTTCCAGGAAGACCCGCCCCCTTCTAGGGACCGGTTATAAAGTAGCAGTTACATAAGTAAGGGACCGATAGAAAATTCCTAAACAAATACAGGCAGTGCCTGGGCTACAGAGATGTgttcctgagaatgtctttaggtcGGATTTGTACGTAACTgcggatccctgatgaacagcacATACAgggcagtaataataataacactgtAATGGCTCGCATGCGGTGATAACAATACAGCGGAatgctgtaataataataatacctccgTGCTGTAATAACAAGGTACAGAAACTgttgtgctctttcttttcattcagacaaacagaacataaaaacaaggtcatacaaaaagttta
It includes:
- the LOC105881616 gene encoding von Willebrand factor A domain-containing protein 5A-like isoform X8 translates to MVTPCGLLSDKQEPVPLKSVSVSLSINEFVTSVSATLNYENEQKVPLEAAFIFPMDEDSAVYSFEALVDGKRVVAELQDKAKAHTNYENAISQGHQAFLLEEDVSSRDVFSCNVGNLQPGAKVALTLRYVQELSLEADGALRFVLPTVLNPRYQLSGCSQDSCLNRKIPIVPLKDVPYTLSMVATITSQHGIEKIQSNCPLSPTEYLGDDKTSAQVSLAEGHKYDRDVELLIYYNEVHAPSVAVEMGLPKMKPGCFLGDPSAMVSFYPNIPEDKSPNTCGEFIFLMDRSGSMESPLSSQSKSQPRIEAAKKTLILLLKSLPVGCYFNIYGFGSTYEAFFQESVKYTQQTMKEALGRVKRIQADLGGTEILAPLQNIYKAPSIPGHPLQLFVFTDGEVSDTFTVIKEVKINRQKHR